One segment of Gordonia terrae DNA contains the following:
- a CDS encoding glutamine synthetase III, which produces MSGSMSRRQAIEAVTTYDCSAPGFTEPLADTFGRNVFSLSVMKKRLPKHVFKAVAATVDTGCALDPTLADYVAVAMKDWAIERGATHYAHVFYPLTGFTAEKHDSFLEPDSTGASLAEFAGKTLMQGEPDASSFPNGGLRGTFEARGYTGWDVTSPAYLLENPNGNTLCIPTIFISWTGEALDKKTPLLRSQQAMSKQAMRLLRLFGHDNVDTVVSYAGAEQEYFLIDEHFFYARPDLMTCNRTLFGAPPSKGQEFDDHYFGAIPERVLSFMIELDRELFKQGIPAKTRHNEVAPGQFEIAPVFERSVLAHDHQQLMMTTMKAVAEKYGMKCLLHEKPFSGVNGSGKHVNFSLGNSTQGNLLNPGDTPHENMQFLTFCGAIIRAVHLYGGLLRAAVASASNDHRLGANEAPPAIISIFLGEQLMDVFEQIAKGGATGSKAAGVIELGVDTLPPLTADPGDRNRTSPFAFTGNRFEYRAPGSNQSISDPMVAINTILADSIDVIAADLEKLLADGLDLADAVQKVLQEIVNSHGAVIFNGNGYSDEWQEEAAARGLKNLRTTVDAVTEYTSPEVIEIFEKYGVLSARELEAREDVIFEYYALTLLVEAKETAEIAKTMIMPAAIRYQGELAGTAASLKMAGIDAPTPLLEELTGLIGALHEGLATLDAGIAGMHGESTLDESTYALETLIPAMATVREVADTLESIVADDLWPLPTYNEMLTIL; this is translated from the coding sequence ATGAGTGGCAGCATGTCCCGCCGACAGGCGATCGAGGCCGTGACAACCTACGACTGCTCGGCACCGGGGTTCACCGAACCGCTGGCAGACACGTTCGGGCGCAATGTGTTCAGCCTGTCGGTGATGAAGAAGCGGCTGCCGAAGCACGTCTTCAAGGCGGTGGCCGCGACCGTCGACACCGGTTGTGCGCTCGACCCCACCCTGGCCGACTACGTCGCGGTGGCGATGAAGGACTGGGCCATCGAGAGGGGCGCCACCCACTACGCCCACGTGTTCTATCCGCTGACCGGATTCACCGCCGAGAAACACGATTCGTTCCTCGAACCCGATTCCACCGGTGCATCTCTCGCCGAGTTCGCGGGCAAGACGCTGATGCAGGGCGAGCCCGACGCGTCGAGCTTCCCCAACGGCGGCCTGCGCGGGACCTTCGAGGCCCGCGGTTACACGGGCTGGGATGTCACCAGTCCCGCGTACCTCCTGGAGAACCCGAACGGCAACACGCTCTGCATCCCGACGATCTTCATCTCGTGGACCGGTGAGGCCCTCGACAAGAAGACCCCGCTGCTGCGCAGCCAGCAGGCGATGAGCAAGCAGGCGATGCGGCTGCTCCGGTTGTTCGGTCACGACAACGTCGACACCGTCGTCTCGTACGCGGGCGCCGAACAGGAGTATTTCCTGATCGACGAGCACTTCTTCTATGCCCGACCGGATCTCATGACCTGCAACCGGACCCTGTTCGGCGCACCGCCGTCGAAGGGTCAGGAGTTCGACGACCACTACTTCGGCGCCATCCCCGAGCGCGTGTTGTCCTTCATGATCGAGCTCGACCGCGAGCTGTTCAAGCAGGGGATCCCGGCGAAGACGCGACACAACGAGGTCGCGCCCGGCCAGTTCGAGATCGCGCCGGTCTTCGAACGGTCGGTTCTCGCCCACGACCACCAGCAACTGATGATGACCACGATGAAGGCCGTCGCCGAGAAGTACGGCATGAAGTGTCTGCTGCACGAGAAGCCGTTCTCCGGCGTCAACGGCTCGGGCAAGCACGTGAACTTCTCGCTCGGCAACTCCACCCAGGGCAATCTGCTGAACCCGGGCGACACCCCGCACGAGAACATGCAGTTCCTGACCTTCTGCGGCGCGATCATCCGCGCGGTCCACCTCTACGGCGGACTGTTGCGTGCCGCGGTCGCGTCCGCCTCGAACGACCATCGACTGGGGGCCAACGAGGCTCCGCCGGCGATCATCTCGATCTTCCTGGGCGAACAGCTGATGGATGTGTTCGAGCAGATCGCCAAGGGCGGTGCGACCGGCTCCAAGGCCGCGGGCGTCATCGAACTCGGCGTCGACACCCTCCCGCCGCTGACGGCCGATCCGGGAGATCGCAACCGCACGAGTCCGTTCGCGTTCACCGGCAACCGATTCGAGTACCGCGCACCGGGTTCCAACCAGTCGATCTCGGATCCGATGGTCGCCATCAACACCATCCTCGCCGACTCGATCGATGTGATCGCCGCCGACCTCGAGAAGCTCCTCGCCGACGGGCTCGATCTCGCGGACGCCGTTCAGAAGGTGTTGCAGGAGATCGTCAATTCGCACGGGGCGGTCATCTTCAACGGCAACGGTTACTCCGACGAATGGCAGGAGGAGGCGGCCGCCCGCGGCCTCAAGAACCTGCGGACGACGGTCGACGCGGTGACGGAGTACACCTCGCCGGAGGTCATCGAGATCTTCGAGAAGTACGGCGTGCTGTCGGCCCGCGAACTCGAGGCCCGGGAAGACGTCATCTTCGAGTACTACGCGCTGACCCTCCTCGTGGAAGCCAAGGAGACCGCGGAGATCGCCAAGACGATGATCATGCCGGCCGCGATCCGTTACCAGGGTGAACTCGCGGGCACCGCGGCGTCGCTCAAGATGGCCGGGATCGACGCTCCCACACCGCTGCTCGAGGAGCTGACCGGCCTGATCGGCGCGCTGCACGAGGGGTTGGCGACGCTGGATGCCGGCATCGCCGGGATGCACGGCGAGTCCACACTCGACGAGTCGACGTACGCGCTGGAGACCCTCATCCCGGCCATGGCCACGGTTCGCGAGGTTGCCGACACCCTCGAATCCATCGTCGCCGACGACCTCTGGCCCCTGCCGACCTACAACGAGATGCTCACGATCCTCTAG
- a CDS encoding gamma-glutamyltransferase family protein: MTPRRGVPVIVRALSAALATALIATACGTDSAPPEANPITCAEIPNGEMIDARSVSAAPTDIATRPEVASGFRTGMRPVVTTTYAAATANPLATRAACEVLRDGGTAADALVAAQLVLGLVEPQSSGIGGGAFALYYDAASKSVRAFDGRETAPAAATESYLTRISPDDPAPPVPSARASGRSIGVPGVMRMLETVHGEFGGHAWRDLFEPAVRLADNGFDISPRLATAIAASAAELAVDEDARAYFLAADGSPKAAGTRLVNPAYAKTLGALAADGAGALYDGPLADAIVAEAGSTAGGMTPSLMTVQDLRGYRALVRDPVVTTYRGRQIVAMPGPSSGGIAVASALGILENFDLPSMPPTDVDADGGRPDPAAVHLVTEAERLAYADRDKYVADPDFVPLPGRGVATILDPAYLRSRAALIKPDSSLGEAPAGDLGPVPLGSYAGSEHGTSHITVTDRYGNVASMTTTIESAFGSYHMVDGFLLNNQLTDFSAEPRDDDGTLLANRVSPGKRPRSSMAPTLVLQPGADGAPAEVVAALGSPGGSVIIQFVIKTIVGMLDWGLDPQQAVSMIDFGSANTPTSNVGGEHPLVDTTDDGAGDPLVRGLRERGAEVSIEEQSSGLSALLRQDGGWIGGADPRREGAVMGDDATLR; this comes from the coding sequence ATGACGCCCCGTCGCGGAGTCCCTGTCATCGTGCGCGCGCTGTCCGCGGCGTTGGCCACCGCCCTGATCGCGACCGCGTGCGGCACGGATTCGGCCCCGCCGGAAGCGAATCCGATCACCTGCGCCGAGATCCCCAACGGAGAGATGATCGACGCCCGGTCGGTGTCCGCCGCACCGACCGACATCGCCACCAGACCGGAAGTGGCCTCGGGGTTCCGAACCGGGATGAGGCCCGTCGTCACCACGACATATGCGGCGGCAACGGCGAATCCGCTCGCCACCCGCGCCGCCTGTGAGGTCCTGCGTGACGGCGGCACGGCCGCCGATGCCCTGGTCGCCGCGCAGCTGGTTCTCGGCCTCGTCGAACCACAGTCGTCCGGCATCGGTGGTGGCGCCTTCGCCCTCTACTACGACGCGGCGTCGAAGAGTGTTCGGGCCTTCGACGGGCGCGAGACGGCCCCGGCCGCCGCCACGGAGTCCTACCTGACCCGGATCAGCCCGGACGATCCCGCGCCGCCCGTGCCGAGCGCCCGCGCCTCAGGCCGGTCCATCGGGGTGCCGGGCGTGATGCGGATGCTGGAGACGGTCCACGGCGAGTTCGGCGGGCACGCCTGGCGTGACCTGTTCGAACCCGCAGTGCGCTTGGCAGACAACGGCTTCGACATCAGCCCGCGGCTCGCGACCGCGATCGCCGCGTCCGCGGCCGAACTCGCCGTCGACGAGGATGCGCGCGCGTACTTCCTCGCCGCCGACGGCTCCCCCAAGGCGGCCGGCACCAGGCTCGTCAACCCGGCCTACGCGAAAACGCTCGGCGCGCTGGCCGCCGACGGCGCCGGCGCCCTGTACGACGGGCCGCTCGCCGACGCCATCGTCGCCGAGGCCGGGTCCACCGCGGGCGGCATGACGCCGAGTCTGATGACGGTGCAGGATCTCCGCGGGTATCGCGCACTCGTCCGGGACCCGGTCGTGACGACGTATCGCGGACGCCAGATCGTGGCCATGCCCGGGCCGTCGTCGGGCGGGATCGCCGTGGCGTCGGCACTGGGCATCCTCGAGAACTTCGACCTCCCGTCGATGCCCCCGACCGACGTCGACGCCGATGGCGGACGCCCCGACCCGGCCGCCGTGCATCTCGTCACCGAGGCCGAGCGGCTCGCCTACGCCGATCGCGACAAGTACGTGGCCGACCCCGATTTCGTCCCCCTCCCCGGACGAGGGGTGGCGACCATCCTCGACCCGGCCTATCTCCGATCGCGCGCGGCACTCATCAAGCCCGACTCATCGCTCGGCGAGGCCCCGGCGGGCGACCTCGGGCCGGTGCCCCTGGGGTCGTATGCCGGTTCCGAACACGGGACCAGCCACATCACCGTCACCGACCGCTACGGGAACGTCGCCTCCATGACGACGACGATCGAATCCGCGTTCGGGAGCTACCACATGGTCGACGGCTTCCTGCTCAACAATCAGCTGACCGACTTCTCCGCGGAGCCCCGCGACGACGACGGCACGCTGCTCGCCAACCGGGTGTCGCCCGGCAAACGGCCACGGTCGTCGATGGCTCCCACCCTCGTCCTGCAACCGGGCGCCGACGGCGCTCCCGCCGAGGTGGTCGCAGCCCTCGGCTCACCCGGCGGGTCGGTGATCATCCAGTTCGTGATCAAGACGATCGTCGGGATGCTGGACTGGGGACTCGACCCACAGCAGGCCGTGTCGATGATCGACTTCGGCTCGGCCAACACTCCGACCTCGAACGTCGGCGGTGAACACCCCCTGGTCGACACCACCGACGACGGCGCCGGAGATCCCCTGGTCCGAGGCCTGCGGGAGCGCGGCGCCGAGGTGTCGATCGAGGAGCAGTCGAGCGGTCTCAGCGCGTTGCTCCGGCAGGACGGCGGTTGGATCGGCGGCGCCGATCCGCGTCGCGAAGGTGCCGTGATGGGCGACGACGCGACCCTGCGCTGA
- a CDS encoding SRPBCC family protein, translating to MGVVRHQARIDGPRERVFEYVDGYQNVSEYMFGVTRFEPTTEQTSGLGATFAVTIDVGPKALKSIVKCTEYVENELIALEAIEGFGANTRWRFADADGGSGTDLDVEFSYTLPGGMAGKLLGKIIGPFAAQAVRHTEVTIGKKVGATG from the coding sequence GTGGGAGTGGTACGGCATCAGGCGCGGATCGACGGGCCGCGTGAGCGGGTGTTCGAGTACGTCGACGGGTATCAGAACGTCAGCGAGTACATGTTCGGGGTGACTCGTTTCGAACCCACCACCGAGCAGACGAGCGGACTGGGCGCGACCTTCGCGGTGACCATCGATGTCGGTCCCAAGGCGCTGAAGTCGATCGTCAAGTGCACCGAATACGTCGAGAACGAACTGATCGCACTGGAGGCGATCGAAGGGTTCGGGGCGAACACCAGGTGGCGATTCGCCGACGCGGACGGTGGATCGGGAACAGACCTGGACGTCGAATTCTCCTACACCCTCCCGGGCGGGATGGCAGGCAAACTCCTCGGCAAGATCATCGGCCCGTTCGCGGCCCAGGCCGTGCGCCACACCGAGGTGACCATCGGCAAGAAGGTCGGCGCCACCGGCTGA
- a CDS encoding MFS transporter, whose product MRSWSVIIILAISQFVMVLDSTVMNVSISVVADDLGTSITGMQAAITCYALTMAAFMLTGGKLGDLMGRARAFKIGAVIYGIGSLTTALSPNLTVLLIGWSLVEGLGAVLVIPAIASLAAINYTGKARVTAFSILGAVTGLAAAIGPLLGGVMTTYLSWRYVFVAETVVMVAVLFAAKLIRDVPRDANVRIDPLSVVASAGGLALIVYGVLQSKTWGWLKPQHPPEIGGDAIAPLGVSPVAYLLLLGVVVLWLFVLRQRTLADSGRQPLLRVELFRIAPLRSGLGGFLAQYFAIAALFFVVPVYLQTMLGRDALQTGVKILPLSVGLILFSILGSWLTARRSARFIARGGQITMALGTLLVIASVGTDLRSAVFAAGMFVVGAGFGLLASQLGNVNMSAVEEKDTSEVGGLQGTFQNLGSSFGTAVAGSVFLLMLSSGFVSAVNDTENLPAADQQQIVSTVDAAGVPIISADEARTLVLDAGGSSESAQAVSEAYADSQIAALQQALFVVFGLLVLALLFSRHLPNRIPEPADREAA is encoded by the coding sequence ATGCGCTCTTGGTCTGTGATCATCATCCTGGCCATCTCCCAGTTCGTCATGGTGCTCGACAGCACCGTGATGAACGTGTCGATCTCAGTGGTGGCCGACGACCTGGGGACCTCGATCACCGGCATGCAGGCCGCGATCACCTGCTACGCGCTCACGATGGCCGCGTTCATGTTGACCGGCGGCAAGCTGGGCGACTTGATGGGCCGCGCACGAGCTTTCAAGATCGGTGCGGTCATCTACGGCATCGGGTCATTGACCACGGCGCTGAGTCCCAACCTGACCGTCCTGTTGATCGGGTGGTCGCTCGTCGAGGGACTTGGCGCGGTTCTGGTGATCCCCGCGATCGCATCGCTGGCCGCCATCAACTACACCGGCAAGGCGCGTGTCACCGCATTCTCGATCCTGGGCGCGGTCACCGGGCTGGCCGCGGCCATCGGCCCGCTCCTCGGTGGCGTGATGACCACCTACCTGTCGTGGCGCTACGTGTTCGTCGCCGAGACGGTGGTGATGGTGGCGGTCCTGTTCGCGGCCAAGCTGATCCGCGACGTCCCCCGGGACGCGAACGTGCGCATCGACCCGCTGAGTGTCGTGGCCTCCGCCGGCGGTCTGGCGTTGATCGTCTACGGCGTCCTCCAGTCGAAGACCTGGGGGTGGCTGAAACCGCAGCACCCGCCGGAGATCGGCGGGGACGCGATCGCCCCGCTCGGGGTCTCGCCGGTCGCCTACCTGCTGCTCCTCGGAGTCGTCGTACTCTGGCTGTTCGTCCTACGGCAACGTACTCTCGCCGACTCCGGCCGACAGCCGCTGCTACGGGTCGAGTTGTTCCGGATCGCCCCTCTGCGTAGCGGACTCGGCGGTTTCCTCGCCCAGTACTTCGCGATCGCGGCCCTGTTCTTCGTGGTCCCGGTGTACCTGCAGACGATGCTCGGGCGCGACGCACTGCAGACCGGGGTGAAGATCCTGCCGCTCTCGGTCGGTCTCATCTTGTTCTCGATCCTCGGATCCTGGCTCACCGCACGACGTTCCGCGCGGTTCATCGCCCGGGGCGGGCAGATCACGATGGCGCTGGGGACACTCCTCGTCATCGCGTCGGTGGGAACCGACCTGCGCAGCGCCGTGTTCGCGGCGGGAATGTTCGTGGTGGGCGCGGGATTCGGACTGCTCGCCTCGCAGCTGGGTAACGTCAACATGTCCGCGGTCGAGGAGAAGGACACCTCCGAGGTCGGCGGTCTCCAGGGCACGTTCCAGAACCTGGGGTCGTCATTCGGCACCGCGGTGGCAGGTTCGGTCTTTCTCCTCATGCTCTCGTCGGGCTTCGTGTCGGCGGTCAACGACACCGAGAACCTCCCCGCGGCGGATCAGCAGCAGATCGTCAGCACGGTCGACGCCGCGGGCGTACCGATCATCTCCGCCGACGAGGCCCGCACCCTCGTTCTCGATGCGGGCGGCTCGTCGGAGTCCGCACAGGCGGTGTCCGAGGCTTACGCGGACTCGCAGATCGCGGCGCTGCAGCAGGCACTGTTCGTCGTGTTCGGTCTCCTCGTCCTGGCGTTGCTGTTCTCGCGACACCTGCCGAACCGGATACCCGAGCCCGCCGACCGGGAGGCGGCCTGA
- a CDS encoding TetR/AcrR family transcriptional regulator yields the protein MTTQPTGASLSSSLLQRAFLESSTPSEGAADPTAERLLDAAFELFCRLGVQRTPMEKVAKSAGVTRVTLYRKFATKDALVDQVVLREFRRYFDRFRAEIPRAETVADRVVFGFVGSLRAISGNPLIGEISDAEPSMLIESMIGGDGMLLATVQHFVAAQLRREQVAGNISDQLDVDLVAEMMVRVSASFLTVPSRVVDITDDEQLATVARQFLVPMLNPTR from the coding sequence GTGACCACGCAGCCGACCGGCGCCTCACTGTCGAGTTCACTACTCCAGCGCGCGTTTCTCGAGTCCTCGACACCGTCCGAGGGAGCGGCCGACCCGACCGCCGAGCGCCTCCTCGACGCGGCCTTCGAACTGTTCTGCCGACTGGGCGTCCAACGCACGCCGATGGAGAAGGTCGCCAAGAGCGCGGGTGTCACGCGGGTGACCCTGTATCGGAAGTTCGCCACCAAGGACGCACTCGTCGACCAGGTGGTGCTGCGCGAGTTCCGCCGGTACTTCGACCGCTTCCGCGCGGAGATACCCCGTGCCGAAACCGTCGCCGACCGTGTCGTGTTCGGCTTCGTCGGTTCACTCCGCGCCATCTCCGGCAATCCGCTGATCGGCGAGATCAGCGACGCCGAACCGAGCATGCTCATCGAATCGATGATCGGCGGGGACGGCATGCTGCTCGCGACGGTGCAGCATTTCGTCGCCGCGCAGCTGCGTCGAGAACAAGTGGCGGGCAACATCTCCGATCAGCTGGACGTCGATCTCGTGGCCGAGATGATGGTCCGCGTGTCGGCGTCGTTCCTCACCGTGCCCAGTCGTGTCGTCGACATCACCGACGACGAGCAGCTCGCCACCGTCGCGCGTCAGTTCCTCGTACCGATGCTCAATCCCACGCGGTAA
- a CDS encoding oxygenase MpaB family protein — MEDLNRRNLIRAGGVVGAAGAVAALSQTTPWTWSPANSVPGRGRGADPRQLWDDEADPVIAKVIDSGQVHKVNRLLRTWHRNSQPLPAGLPSELRDFMEYARQLPSWTDQAKLADAVRFNQKRGTYLGVLYGFASGMMSTVIPREARSVYYSKGGWDLKDRITKTAKLGYDIGSLNAYQPGGEMVVTCVKTRMAHAGVRHLLPQSPHWVHGATEKKPISQADIMVTWHSLPTTVMRNFDKWNVPIAADESAGFLHSWQISAYMLGVKDEYIPASWDAADSQARQVLDPILAPTPEGRKLADMLLDLGMNLDLSLISRGVLGALTRFVLGDQVANWYQIPREPVWSPLLETAWGPYVQIREGLLNVGMPREAYWLFDEFLRQFVLFYMSELRMPINIEIPVINNPKYK; from the coding sequence ATGGAAGATCTGAACAGGCGGAATCTCATACGCGCCGGCGGTGTCGTCGGTGCGGCCGGCGCGGTGGCCGCGCTCTCGCAGACGACACCATGGACGTGGTCGCCGGCGAACTCGGTGCCCGGCCGAGGCCGCGGCGCGGATCCGCGGCAGCTGTGGGACGACGAGGCGGATCCGGTGATCGCCAAGGTCATCGACAGCGGACAGGTACACAAGGTCAACCGGCTGCTGCGCACGTGGCATCGTAACTCGCAGCCGCTGCCGGCCGGGCTGCCCTCGGAACTGCGCGACTTCATGGAGTACGCGCGCCAGTTGCCGTCGTGGACCGACCAGGCCAAGCTCGCCGACGCGGTCCGCTTCAACCAGAAACGCGGAACCTACCTCGGCGTCCTGTACGGCTTCGCCAGCGGCATGATGAGCACGGTCATCCCGCGCGAGGCCCGGTCGGTGTACTACTCCAAGGGCGGGTGGGACCTCAAGGACCGGATCACCAAGACCGCCAAGCTCGGTTACGACATCGGCTCGCTGAACGCCTACCAGCCCGGCGGCGAGATGGTCGTGACGTGCGTCAAGACGCGCATGGCCCACGCCGGCGTGCGGCATCTCCTGCCGCAGTCGCCGCACTGGGTGCACGGGGCGACGGAGAAGAAGCCGATCAGCCAGGCCGACATCATGGTCACCTGGCACAGTCTGCCCACGACGGTCATGCGCAACTTCGACAAGTGGAACGTCCCCATCGCCGCCGACGAGTCCGCCGGGTTCCTGCACTCGTGGCAGATCAGCGCCTACATGCTGGGCGTGAAGGACGAGTACATCCCCGCCTCGTGGGACGCCGCCGACTCGCAGGCGCGGCAGGTCCTCGATCCGATCCTGGCGCCGACCCCGGAGGGCCGCAAGCTCGCCGACATGCTGCTGGATCTCGGCATGAACCTCGATCTCTCACTGATCTCGCGGGGCGTGCTGGGAGCGCTCACGAGATTCGTGCTCGGCGACCAGGTCGCCAACTGGTACCAGATCCCGCGCGAGCCCGTGTGGAGCCCGCTGCTCGAGACGGCGTGGGGTCCGTACGTGCAGATCCGCGAGGGCCTGCTGAACGTCGGCATGCCGCGGGAGGCGTACTGGCTGTTCGACGAATTCCTCCGCCAGTTCGTGCTCTTCTACATGTCCGAACTCCGGATGCCGATCAACATCGAGATCCCGGTGATCAACAACCCGAAGTACAAGTAG
- a CDS encoding acyltransferase produces the protein MHAASGSARTADDDETTATTAESPDSAASPRPAGSAPRPPATEPRGRAHTADFIRVVLFTFVVVAHSVNAINGGVDEIRGANLVGTLCHLTRYGFVAVTLYVLVLSMQGREMSPWQFWRRRFGLVVGPYLAWTLIYTITDHLILADNPFPPVGEMLPRLAHDLLVGEGKYQLYFLLISMQIYLFFPLIAWVFERGRTRPWLLLAGATAIQLLVFVVYQYLPRPSGHAWDVAYQHLWKTLPMYALFVAMGVLAAQHREAVDRWLRDHMATVVLVAAGCAAFTIAGYLLATSPGNVPWKANTAWNPVSLPWFVGGFVLLWLIGLVWDDRRAAGRPAGGKLVSQATLRAFGVFAVHPLILDILGRVGFLSGLFDWFPHSAVLRSIILIALVLAASLALVDLLLRLPFSKWLTARPRIPLFPKRNKKEQDRAVEVGESAGAAQVSAD, from the coding sequence GTGCACGCGGCATCAGGATCGGCGCGCACCGCCGACGACGACGAGACCACGGCCACCACCGCCGAGTCGCCGGACTCCGCCGCATCACCACGTCCTGCCGGTTCGGCACCTCGCCCGCCTGCGACCGAGCCGCGCGGACGCGCCCACACCGCCGATTTCATTCGCGTTGTGCTGTTCACCTTCGTGGTCGTCGCCCACAGCGTCAATGCCATCAACGGCGGGGTCGACGAGATCCGCGGCGCGAATCTGGTCGGCACCCTGTGCCATCTGACACGCTACGGCTTCGTCGCGGTCACGCTGTACGTCCTGGTGCTGAGCATGCAGGGCCGGGAGATGTCGCCGTGGCAGTTCTGGCGCCGTCGTTTCGGACTGGTCGTCGGCCCCTACCTCGCCTGGACGCTGATCTACACGATCACCGACCACCTCATCCTGGCCGACAACCCCTTCCCGCCCGTCGGCGAGATGCTGCCCCGGCTTGCGCACGACCTGCTCGTGGGCGAGGGCAAGTACCAGCTGTACTTCCTGTTGATCTCGATGCAGATCTACCTGTTCTTCCCGCTGATCGCATGGGTCTTCGAACGCGGCCGCACCCGCCCGTGGCTGTTGCTCGCCGGCGCGACCGCGATCCAGCTCCTGGTGTTCGTCGTCTACCAGTACCTCCCCCGACCCTCCGGTCATGCATGGGACGTCGCGTACCAGCATCTGTGGAAGACGCTCCCGATGTACGCGCTCTTCGTGGCGATGGGTGTCCTGGCCGCGCAGCACCGCGAGGCCGTCGACCGTTGGCTGCGCGACCACATGGCCACGGTCGTCCTGGTGGCGGCGGGTTGCGCCGCGTTCACCATCGCCGGCTACCTGCTCGCGACCTCACCGGGCAATGTGCCGTGGAAGGCCAACACGGCCTGGAACCCGGTGTCACTGCCCTGGTTCGTCGGCGGCTTCGTCCTGCTCTGGCTGATCGGTCTCGTCTGGGATGACCGACGCGCCGCCGGGCGCCCGGCCGGCGGAAAGCTGGTGTCGCAGGCCACGCTCCGCGCGTTCGGGGTTTTCGCGGTCCACCCGCTGATCCTCGACATCCTGGGCCGCGTGGGATTCCTCAGCGGGCTCTTCGACTGGTTCCCGCACTCGGCGGTCCTGCGCTCGATCATCTTGATCGCCTTGGTGCTGGCGGCATCGCTGGCACTCGTCGACCTCCTCCTGCGTCTGCCGTTCAGCAAATGGCTGACCGCCCGACCCCGCATCCCCCTGTTCCCGAAGCGGAACAAGAAGGAGCAGGACCGGGCGGTGGAAGTCGGCGAGTCGGCGGGGGCTGCGCAGGTGTCCGCCGACTAG
- a CDS encoding GlxA family transcriptional regulator, whose amino-acid sequence MLKSVGVLLYGRVALFEFGVVHEVFGLDRTDDGVPAFDFRVASPEPGSSLGVGNGVSLQVSHTLPECRDVDLVVIPGGSISGDYPDEILDTIGAVVDNGGRVLTVCSGAFVAGAAGLLDGRRCTTHWRYGDDLARMFPQAQVDTDVLFVDDGPITTSAGTAAGIDASLHLVRESWGPAVANRIARRMVVPPHRDGGQRQFVEAPMPACADEGFGALLAWMTANLDRDISIDDMATRMHMSGRTFARRFVDEVGISPRRWLTEQRVLSAKNLLESTTASVDEVARRVGFTSATLLRHHFAASVGVSPLVYRRRFAKSGADA is encoded by the coding sequence GTGTTGAAATCCGTCGGCGTCCTCCTCTACGGACGCGTCGCGCTGTTCGAGTTCGGGGTCGTCCACGAGGTGTTCGGCCTGGACCGCACCGACGACGGGGTCCCGGCCTTCGACTTTCGCGTCGCGTCCCCCGAACCGGGATCCTCGCTCGGGGTGGGCAACGGGGTCTCGCTGCAGGTGTCACACACCCTGCCGGAGTGCCGGGACGTCGATCTCGTGGTGATCCCCGGCGGAAGCATCAGCGGCGACTACCCCGACGAGATCCTGGACACCATCGGTGCGGTCGTCGACAACGGCGGACGCGTCCTCACCGTCTGCTCGGGCGCGTTCGTCGCCGGTGCCGCCGGACTCCTCGACGGTCGCCGGTGCACCACCCACTGGCGGTACGGCGACGATCTGGCGCGTATGTTCCCCCAGGCGCAGGTCGACACCGATGTCCTCTTCGTCGACGACGGCCCCATCACCACGAGCGCCGGCACTGCCGCCGGGATCGACGCGTCACTGCATCTCGTCCGCGAGTCCTGGGGGCCGGCGGTCGCCAACCGGATCGCGCGACGGATGGTCGTGCCACCGCATCGCGACGGCGGTCAACGCCAGTTCGTCGAGGCGCCGATGCCGGCGTGCGCCGACGAGGGATTCGGCGCGTTGCTCGCCTGGATGACCGCGAACCTCGACCGCGACATCAGCATCGACGACATGGCGACCCGTATGCACATGTCGGGGCGGACCTTTGCGCGACGGTTCGTCGACGAGGTCGGGATCTCGCCTCGTCGCTGGCTGACCGAGCAGCGCGTGCTCTCGGCGAAGAACCTGCTGGAGTCGACCACCGCGAGCGTCGACGAGGTGGCGCGGCGGGTCGGCTTCACGTCGGCCACGCTGCTGCGCCATCACTTCGCCGCGAGTGTCGGCGTCTCGCCGCTCGTCTACCGTCGGCGGTTCGCGAAATCCGGCGCCGATGCATAG